From the Acidicapsa ligni genome, one window contains:
- a CDS encoding tyrosine-type recombinase/integrase — translation MLEHHVSAKITRKRLYAGPAANHVDDFSDWLHARGYKKRTVFRMLQSFAAWTDWLTKTGRTTGDFAEGLQECLKYLAEVPYTPYQRGPRLESLSVVRHFLRFLEERGLLPETTSRDSHVSSVPMLREFYSWMLEHRGVTRVTLDIYQRVLEEFVTTVGNNPSAYSPRTLREFVLTRGARHGSSYAKLGATAVRSYLRFLGVTGRCKVGLEYALPAHASRKLSSIPKFLVSEDVDRLVASCSTDKTGLRDKAVILLLSRLGLRGGDVVRLRLTDIDWENGKIKVCGKGRRHELLPLPQQVGKAILRYLQKSRPACRAKELFVTVPPPYRKLSYQAVGGIVRRAIDRAGVSSPACGAHVLRHSAATTMLRQGASLASIGSVLRHRSPQTTTRYAKVDIGMLSTVAQSWPGVVSC, via the coding sequence ATGCTCGAACACCACGTAAGTGCAAAAATCACTCGGAAAAGGCTCTATGCGGGGCCTGCCGCTAATCACGTCGACGACTTCTCGGATTGGTTACATGCCCGAGGGTATAAGAAGCGAACGGTCTTTAGGATGCTTCAATCCTTCGCAGCGTGGACCGATTGGCTCACCAAGACTGGAAGAACTACTGGAGACTTTGCCGAGGGGCTGCAGGAGTGTTTGAAGTATCTAGCCGAGGTGCCCTATACCCCTTACCAACGAGGGCCCAGACTGGAATCTCTCAGCGTTGTACGGCACTTCCTTCGGTTCCTCGAAGAACGCGGCCTACTTCCGGAAACTACGTCCCGCGATTCTCACGTCTCCTCCGTGCCGATGCTCCGAGAGTTCTATTCATGGATGCTCGAGCATAGAGGTGTCACGCGGGTAACTTTGGATATTTATCAAAGAGTGCTCGAAGAGTTCGTCACTACGGTCGGAAACAATCCAAGTGCTTACAGCCCAAGAACGCTGCGCGAGTTTGTTCTAACGCGAGGAGCACGCCACGGTTCCTCGTACGCGAAGCTGGGAGCTACAGCAGTGCGCAGCTACCTTCGATTTCTTGGAGTTACAGGACGTTGCAAGGTGGGACTGGAGTACGCGCTGCCTGCTCATGCTTCACGGAAATTGTCATCGATACCAAAGTTTCTCGTATCTGAAGATGTAGATCGCCTCGTTGCTTCCTGTTCCACCGACAAAACCGGACTGCGAGATAAGGCCGTGATCCTGCTTTTGTCCCGTCTAGGGCTTCGTGGGGGTGATGTCGTTCGGTTGCGCCTGACCGATATTGACTGGGAGAACGGAAAGATCAAAGTGTGTGGCAAAGGGCGCCGTCACGAGTTGCTCCCGCTGCCCCAGCAGGTGGGAAAGGCAATCCTGCGATATCTCCAGAAGAGTCGTCCGGCATGTAGAGCGAAGGAGTTGTTCGTTACGGTCCCACCGCCGTATCGGAAGCTAAGCTATCAGGCAGTGGGCGGCATCGTGCGTAGGGCCATTGATCGCGCCGGGGTCAGCTCACCTGCGTGCGGGGCTCATGTTCTCCGGCATTCTGCCGCGACAACGATGCTGCGACAAGGTGCATCCCTTGCCAGTATCGGATCTGTCCTTCGCCATCGTTCACCACAGACGACTACTCGGTATGCCAAGGTGGATATCGGGATGCTATCCACGGTCGCCCAGTCGTGGCCGGGGGTGGTGTCATGCTAA
- a CDS encoding tyrosine-type recombinase/integrase encodes MTSVERYIALRRKLGYGLLQTDRLLKAYAQFAKCQGDTYVKVSTAVAWATAASTPGTRYVRLNAVVLLARFLHAEDAGHEVPPSRLFPPPQGRLMPYIYSADELSRLVAAATKLPKTYALRRATYATLFGLIASTGLRISEALNLRLSDVQPGGVLLIRRGKGGKSRLIPLHSTVVAALNAYLESRSILPTADDHLFLSAGMRAISRSMANYTFRRLAFHAGITQTGTRPCRIHDLRHTFATRSLERCPTRREDVAAHFVALATYLGHVDITHTYWYLEATPELMTDIAASAEALVGKEVA; translated from the coding sequence ATGACCTCCGTCGAACGCTATATCGCACTCCGTCGAAAGCTTGGTTATGGCCTCCTTCAGACAGATCGGTTGCTCAAGGCATATGCCCAATTTGCCAAGTGCCAGGGTGATACCTACGTCAAGGTCTCAACTGCCGTGGCATGGGCAACTGCGGCGTCTACTCCGGGCACCAGGTACGTTCGCCTCAATGCGGTCGTGCTGCTTGCTCGTTTCCTTCACGCGGAAGACGCAGGTCATGAAGTCCCTCCGTCACGCCTATTCCCACCTCCACAGGGCAGATTGATGCCTTACATCTACTCCGCAGATGAGCTGAGCAGACTCGTCGCTGCCGCGACGAAGCTTCCCAAAACATATGCTCTACGCCGAGCGACGTATGCGACACTCTTTGGCCTGATCGCTTCTACTGGACTGCGGATATCGGAGGCGCTCAATTTACGGTTGAGCGATGTTCAGCCAGGCGGCGTTCTTCTCATTCGTAGAGGCAAGGGCGGCAAGAGTCGGCTGATCCCTTTGCATTCGACAGTTGTGGCGGCATTGAATGCCTATCTCGAGTCCCGCTCGATACTTCCCACTGCCGATGATCATTTGTTCCTGTCCGCGGGGATGCGGGCCATTAGCCGGAGTATGGCGAATTACACCTTTCGCCGTCTGGCGTTCCACGCTGGAATCACCCAAACGGGGACCCGCCCTTGCCGAATTCATGATCTTCGGCACACGTTTGCTACTCGATCTTTGGAGAGGTGTCCGACGCGACGTGAAGATGTTGCTGCTCATTTCGTTGCGCTGGCGACGTACCTTGGGCATGTAGACATCACGCACACCTATTGGTATCTCGAGGCGACCCCAGAACTGATGACAGACATTGCCGCGTCTGCCGAGGCTCTGGTCGGCAAGGAGGTTGCATGA
- a CDS encoding tyrosine-type recombinase/integrase: MTPIAPLITAFLREHMPVERGYSPNTCETYAHAFRLLFEYASSRLRKRPSQLCIEHITADLVLDFLGHIEKARSNSSVTRNSRLAAIKAFMRYVELRAPSSLEQAHQIRAIPTKRHDQALVQHLTMKQMWAILDAPNLATRLGIRDRAMLHLCFACGLRVSELVELPLDGLSLRHPPSIRVCGKGRRERCLPLWKDTAKDLRAWLAVRGPVRTSELFVNAAGDPMTRAGFEYVLERHVKVAAEKLPDLKGRSVSPHQLRHSCAVIMLQATRDVRKVALWLGHSDMRTTEVYLRVDPSEKLEAMEAVLPPSLRRGRFKAPDALIASLLGSP; encoded by the coding sequence ATGACACCCATCGCACCCCTCATCACTGCCTTTCTCCGAGAGCACATGCCGGTCGAGCGCGGCTACAGTCCCAACACCTGCGAAACGTATGCTCATGCGTTTCGGCTCCTGTTCGAATATGCGTCAAGCCGTCTCCGGAAAAGGCCATCTCAACTGTGTATAGAGCACATCACCGCAGATTTGGTGCTCGACTTCCTCGGACATATCGAAAAAGCTCGCTCAAACTCCTCCGTTACACGTAACTCCCGCCTTGCCGCAATCAAAGCCTTCATGCGGTACGTCGAATTGCGCGCACCGTCTTCCCTTGAGCAGGCGCATCAGATCCGTGCGATTCCAACGAAGCGACATGATCAAGCCCTGGTTCAACACCTCACCATGAAACAGATGTGGGCGATCCTTGACGCTCCAAATCTGGCAACTCGCTTAGGCATCCGAGATAGAGCGATGCTGCATCTTTGCTTCGCTTGCGGTCTTCGGGTGTCTGAGTTGGTGGAGTTGCCTCTCGATGGCTTGTCCCTGCGGCATCCGCCAAGCATCCGTGTGTGCGGAAAGGGCAGGAGGGAGCGTTGCCTCCCGCTATGGAAGGATACTGCCAAGGATCTGCGAGCCTGGTTGGCTGTTCGTGGTCCGGTCCGCACTTCGGAGCTATTCGTGAATGCTGCGGGAGATCCCATGACACGAGCTGGCTTCGAATACGTCCTCGAGAGGCACGTCAAGGTCGCAGCTGAGAAGCTTCCCGACCTAAAGGGGCGTTCTGTCTCCCCTCATCAACTTAGGCACAGTTGCGCTGTGATCATGCTTCAAGCCACTCGCGACGTTCGAAAGGTCGCACTTTGGCTGGGCCACAGCGATATGCGCACAACGGAAGTCTATCTTCGTGTTGATCCGTCTGAGAAGCTCGAGGCTATGGAGGCGGTTCTTCCACCGAGCCTGCGTCGTGGGCGCTTCAAAGCCCCTGACGCTTTGATTGCATCTCTCCTGGGATCACCATAG
- a CDS encoding protein-tyrosine phosphatase family protein has protein sequence MNRFDLLLNLSGDSLFRRHIIPVPALAQWEGDGPMSREIVLDWPDMGIVELPRAFWVKLVEQLTVTNASMLVFCVGGHGRTGTAIASLMVACGWTSSDAIGWVRAHYCGRAIETDEQEQYIRWIAGEVTEASPKKTRKERRLKRLPF, from the coding sequence ATGAACCGCTTTGATCTCCTGCTCAATCTCTCCGGCGACTCCCTCTTCAGGCGGCACATCATCCCTGTGCCGGCGCTCGCACAATGGGAGGGTGATGGCCCAATGTCACGCGAGATTGTGCTCGATTGGCCCGACATGGGGATCGTGGAGCTGCCTCGTGCCTTCTGGGTGAAGCTCGTCGAACAGCTCACCGTCACGAATGCGAGCATGCTCGTCTTCTGTGTTGGTGGTCACGGACGGACCGGCACTGCGATCGCTTCGTTGATGGTGGCGTGTGGCTGGACCAGCTCCGATGCGATCGGATGGGTTCGCGCCCACTACTGCGGCCGCGCCATCGAGACCGATGAACAGGAGCAGTACATCCGTTGGATCGCCGGCGAGGTGACTGAAGCTTCTCCCAAGAAGACCAGGAAAGAGCGTCGTCTGAAGCGGCTTCCTTTCTGA
- a CDS encoding RES family NAD+ phosphorylase yields the protein MAKPAASLEPGRALDATLIEWGKDKTFYRVHHERFRGDAFNPTRRGNARFSPIYDPSGAVIPTLYAGSTLDCALMETVFHDVPYKPGFKRISLSVLDGQVRSVITFKRNLQLIDLGTIALHKLAIKRNQLIDTTKAHYPRTRRWAEALYKQVPKAQGLRWTSRQDDRGHAVLLFGSRIKPTDLDAEPEAASLIEEGEVILPVLDLALRLGVVLVD from the coding sequence ATGGCTAAGCCCGCGGCTTCTTTGGAGCCGGGCCGGGCCCTGGACGCGACTCTGATTGAGTGGGGAAAAGACAAGACCTTCTACCGCGTGCATCACGAGCGCTTTCGCGGAGATGCTTTCAACCCAACTCGCCGCGGCAACGCAAGGTTCAGCCCGATCTACGACCCATCCGGAGCGGTCATCCCGACCCTCTACGCGGGGAGCACTCTCGACTGCGCTCTGATGGAGACCGTCTTTCATGATGTTCCCTATAAACCCGGATTCAAGCGCATCTCCCTCAGTGTTCTCGACGGACAGGTGCGCTCGGTCATCACATTCAAGCGCAACCTGCAGCTCATCGATCTGGGCACAATTGCGCTTCACAAGCTGGCGATCAAGCGCAACCAGTTGATCGATACGACGAAGGCCCATTATCCCCGCACCAGGAGGTGGGCTGAGGCGCTTTACAAGCAGGTCCCAAAGGCGCAAGGACTTCGATGGACGTCACGACAGGATGACCGTGGTCACGCCGTCCTGCTTTTCGGATCACGGATCAAGCCTACGGACCTCGATGCAGAGCCTGAAGCAGCATCCCTGATCGAAGAAGGTGAAGTCATACTGCCTGTGCTCGATCTCGCCCTCAGACTCGGTGTCGTTCTCGTCGATTGA
- a CDS encoding PRTRC system protein C: MATTTTTKLKTTVLLREFYYNGVRIPDPGPEMTVDQVRDLLTPRFPEIATASVEGPEDTGNVLRYKFSRAIGEKG, from the coding sequence ATGGCCACCACGACCACCACCAAACTCAAGACAACTGTGCTTTTACGCGAGTTTTACTACAACGGCGTTCGTATCCCCGATCCTGGGCCAGAGATGACGGTCGATCAGGTCCGCGACCTGCTCACCCCACGCTTTCCCGAGATCGCCACGGCCTCAGTAGAAGGTCCGGAGGATACAGGCAATGTGCTGCGCTACAAGTTCAGCCGCGCGATCGGGGAAAAGGGCTGA